The Bacteroides fragilis NCTC 9343 genome includes the window CTGCCTGTCAGTTCGTTTTTAGCCAGTTCCCTTTCCAGTCTGCGCTTATTTTGGCTGACCTCCGTTGTTTGCAGGTGGTTATTGAAAACACGAACCGTTTGTCCGTTTACGTCCAGATCACACCACATACTGCAATTCCTTGAATCGGGGTAAGTGATCAGTCTGCTGTCCTTCACCGGATATTTGCTGAACAGAGCTACCTGCAAGATAGGTGTACTGTCCGGAGCTTGCGGAATGACGGCATACTGCCAGTCTGCAAATGCGTTCCGTATGCTGTCTGGAGTAAAGTACCGGTTGCCGGCAAACTCCTGAAAGCAGATAATGTCCACCCGGTGCTCTTTCATATAAGCCGCAATCTCCTTGCACGAATATCCCGACTGCTCGTTGCCGAAACTGTCAACGTTGTATGTCGCTATTTTCAGTGTATTTGCCTCTTTTCCTCCGGCCGTGAAAGGAGGTTGGAAGATCCGACCCAGATATTGCCAGTTGGCAGCTATGGTTATCAACGGAATGATGATCCAGAACCTCCGGCGAATCCCCCAGTAAATGGCGGCGGCAAGATTGATTAATAACAGTCCTGACAGCGCCAGCCCGATGAAAGGCATCAGAGTGGAGTGTTCGGGAGGTATGTGTCCGGCGAATGCTCCGGCAATGGTGATGCCGGCCAGGACAAAAGTCAGTGCAATAGACGTACAATAAAATAGTTTGGATACAGCTTGCTTTCCCATTGTTTTGAATTTCGCATTTTAGTTCACCACAGATTACACGGATTAAGACAGATTGATTATTTATCCGGTTGATCTCAAGCGGAATTCAGACAGACTCCGAGGAAATCCGTGTCAATCCGTGTAATCCGTGGTGAATTGGTTTATTTCAGCCATTTCTTTATCTTTTCCTTTAGCTTTTCCTGAGCGATCGGTTTTGAGATAAAGTCATTGCATCCGGCTTCTTCGGCTGCATTCCGGTCGTGTTCGTAAGCGTATGCGCTTTGTGCAATGATGGGTACTTCCGCGGACAGTTGCCTGATAATTCTGGTAGCTTCCAGTCCGTCTAAGTTAGGCATCTTGATGTCCATCAATATCAGATCCGGATTTACCTCGTCATACATGGTCACGGCCTCCATGCCGTCTCTGGCGCGTACTAAGCGGTATTTTCTACCCAGAATAGCGTTCAGCAGGTCGAAGTTGCTGTCTGTGTCTTCGGCTATCAGTATGGTGGCTTTCTCTGTTTCGACTGCGGTTGTCCGAAGGTCCTCTTCCTTTTCCGTCGTTTCCTCTTTGGGGCGGGGCGTATCCTCTTTGGCCGGGAGCACTTCCGACGGCTGTGTTCCGACGGCTTCGCCGGGCAAGTGGCTGTTCGTTCCCGTTTCCGTATCTTGTATGACATTCTCAAGAGGCAGCCAGAAGGTGAATGTGGTTCCTGTGCCCACTTCCGAGGAGACCGCAATCTCTCCGCCCAGCCGTTCGATGATCGTTTTACAGATTGACAATCCCAGACCCGTACCCTGGGCAAAATTGTTCAGTTTGGCAAACCGTTGAAATACCCTTCCCAACTTTTCGGGCTCGATACCCAGTCCGGTATCTTTGACGTAGAATACAACTCGCTCGCCTTCCTGTTTGTAACCATAGCTTACGCTGCCTTCTGTGGTAAATTTGAACGCGTTGCCTATCAGGTTAGAGAATACCTGGAAGATCCGGTTCTTGTCCGAGTGGATGCTTAGCGCTTCGTCCGGCGAGTCGAACCTCAGTTCCACTCCCTGCGGACAGCGGAATACGTGTGCATCATGAATCTCTTTGCAAAGTGGGTGCAGCCTCACCGGCCCGTAAGTGAACTCTACGATGCCCGACTCTATTTTGGAAAGATCCAATATTTCGTTGATCAGTTGCAACAGCCGTTCGTTGTTGGCGTCTACAATCTCGTAATACTCCCTCCTTTCCTCCGCATTGTCACTCTCCGAGATGATGCGCGAGAATCCTACGATGGCATTGAGGGGCGTGCGTATCTCGTGGCTCATGTTGGCAAGGAAAGCCGACTTCAGTTTGTCCGATGTTTCCGCTTTCTCTTTCGATTCTATCAGTTCACGGCGCATCAGTTCCAGCTGGGTGATGTCCCATTCGATGCTGACAATGATGGGAGAGAAGTCCTCGCTTTCCACCATGATTTTTTGCTTGTCGAGAATCAGCAGATTTCCGTTTTTGTCCTTGCCCTCCATAATCCAGTGCATCCCTTTTCCGGTAGCGGCAATTTCCATATCCTCTTTTCGCTTCTGCTGTGCCATTTCCGGCGGGTAGTAGTCGAAGTCGTTCATTCCGATGGCGTTTTCTGAGCTGATGTCCCGGTTGTACGACTCCCGGTTACGGTAGATGTACCTGAAATCGTTCTCGATATCTTTTACCACGATACCTGCCGGGATGTTCTCCATCGTAGTATCCATGATGCGATTGAAGCGTTTGATCTGCGATTCGTACCGGATACGTTCCGATATGTCATGGGTGAACGACCAGAAGGTTTCTTCTCCGTCGTCCGTTGTCACACTGTACATGGTGCCTTCAAAGGCCAGTGTGTTTTTATCGTGCTTCAGGGGTTGGTAGGCCAGGAAGTTGAGGGTCTGGCCTTCCCGTATGCTGCGGTAACGTTCCTCCCAGTCCTCTATGCAGGTCATATCGCCCACGACATCGAACACCCGTATCAGTGACAAGTCCGCCTGTTCCGCGATCCGGTGGTTCAGCCTGAACTGCCTGTTGGCAAATATCAGCGTGCCGTCTCTGCGTGCCGCGTACACACTTTCTTTGGCATTGTTGATGGCATGCGTCAGCGTGTTGATGTCGTTTCGTTTCCGCTGTATGTCGGTGATGTTCTGTATATACCCTTCCAGGACGATGTTGCCATCTTCTTCTTCATTCCGCAGGTAGCATTGCTGGCGCATATAATATACCTGTCCTTCCAGCAGGATGCGGTATTCGATGTATTCCTTTAAGAGTTCGCGGCGGTTGGCTTCCATCCACGTGTTCACGGCGGGCAGGTCTTCGCTTAGGATGGTTTCGTAGTAATCCTGAAAGTTGATGCTCCGCTCTTCTTCCGTGCATACGATTCCGTTGTATCCCCGGTAATAGAATGTCTTCTCTCGCGATGAATATTTCCATTGCCCTATTTGTGCCGCTTTTTGTATCTCCTTCAGCTCGTAGTTGGTGCGTTCCAGTTGCAGTTTTACGTTGCTGCGCGCCGTGATGTCGCGATATTGGCACAGCACCTTGTCACCGTCGTACGGCTGCATGATACATTTGAAGTAATACGTTTCGCCCCCTTCTAGTGGCAGCCGGTAGTTGCGGTTCACCGTTATCCCCTGTTGGGTCACCCGCCTGAAGTCCGGTAGCAGTTTCTGGAAGGTATGGTCGGGAAGCAGGTTGAACAGATTTTTCCCCAAGAGTCTGTCTTCTTGCAGAAACCACAAATCGCTGTGTGGGTCGATGTCCAGACACGTGCCGTTTTTGTCCACCAAGATCAGTGTGTCGGATGTCAGTTGAAGTATCTTGTGGGCATTGTCTACGTCATGCAATATTCTATCCATGCTTTGTCCGATTTATTGGTTTAAGGATTCCGTTTTTGTTCTTTTGGCTTTTTCCCATGCTCCTGTTCCTTTCTTTTTACGAAGGTAGTTAACACCTTTCATTACGTTAATGTTCATAAACAGGAAATAATACGGGATGAAGAGCAGCTTGTTTTTCACTTGCCGGGTAGAAAGGTAGTAGCCCCATCCTCCCATGATGTAGAATAGGAGCTGGAGTGCCAGGATGGTGCCGTAACAGACAGGGGAGCCCCCCGCCAGTAGAATGGCGATGTTGAGTGGAAGCAGCGCGAACAGCAGCACCGGTGCCAGAGACCACCTCAGCACTCTATGCGATACGTATTGAAACGTCAGCACTCCGTAACGGAACGGATTGAGCAGTTCTCTCAGCCGCCAGATAGATTGCAGTCCACCGGCTGCGATACGCACTTTCCGCTTCTGCTCCTCGCGTATGTCGGCCGATCCGCTTTCGATGGCATACGCCTGCGTGCAATATGCTATCTTGTATCCCTGCATGGCGATGCGCAACGACAGGATGAAGTCGTCCAGCAGCGTGTCCGGTTCCATCACTGTGAAGAGCTCCCGGCGTACGGCAAATAGTTCGCCTGCGGCTCCCACGGCGGAGTAGAGGCGTGCATCCAGTGCTTTCAGTGTCGATTCATATTTCCAGTATATGCCTTCTCCTCCGGCCGCCGCACCGTCTTTTTCTTGCACGGCTATCCTTTTCTCACCGGCAACGCATCCCACCTTCGGGTCTTCAAAAGCCCGGACTATTTCGCGTATTGCTTCGCGGTTGAGCATCGTATTGGCATCGGTAAACACTACGAGCGGCGTGTCCACCAGCATCATGCCCCGTGTCATGGCGGCCGTTTTTCCTTGCCGCAGGGGTTGGAAGTGGACGGTGGCCTGCGGCCAGTCTTCCAGTCGCTGGTTGGTAGAGTCGTTGCTTCCATCGGTGGTCCACACGATGTGCAGCTTGTCCGCCGGGTAGTCCAGCCCGAGACAGTTGCGCATCTTCTCGTCCACCACCTCTTCTTCGTTAAAGGCTGTGATGAAGAGTGTCACGTCCGGCAGTCTTTTGTCCGGGGGGAGCTGTCGCCGGACAGGTTTCACAAAGAGTTCCTTCAGTTTGACCAGCATGTAAAGCAGTATTCCGTATCCCAGGTGGGTATAGAATACGAGGAAGAGGGAGAGCCAGAAAAGGATTTGCAGTGTTGTCATCATAGTATCTCTTATTTTATTCGGTTCAATAATTCGGCTTTCTTACTTGATTCTTTAAGCATGTTTACAAAGTAGAGTGCGTCTGCTTTGTTCGATTGGTTTGTTTTGTCTTTTTCATATTGCTCTACAAAGTGCGTAGCGTGTTCAACCAGGAACCGTCGGCAGTCAATGTTCAGCATGACTCCGTCCTGATAATTTCCGTAAGACAGTCCGGTGACAGCACTGTTACTTTCTATCGACTTGATGTCTTCTTTCTTCAGTCCTTTCAGGTTGATGGTGACTGAAGGGTAATAAAAATATTCCTGGCTCGGCAAGTTGATGATCAATTTCAATGTCGATCCGTCTGCGCTCTTTTCAATCTTTCCATGCATGCGATAATAGTTGTATTCATAATATTCTTCTTGACTAGGCATCCATATACAATCTTCACCATCTTTGCCATAAGTGTCGTTCAGCCAAAGAAGAAAGTCAGTCCAGAAGGCATCTGTAGAATGTACACCGATGTTAATAGCGCACCGATCCACAGTGGGTATAGATCGTTCTTGCTCTATCACCTGTTTAAAGTCATCAGGACTATCATGAAAGACTCTATTTAATGTATGATTTTCTAGATTAGTAAGATTATGAAATGGATATACCTTTTCACCACGTTCTGCTGTGATAGTTTTTATATCATCTAAGTTAATTGCAGCAGTAGTATAATCAATGTTTCCATCAGGTTCTGAAAGCGTTTTACATTTCCTGCCCGATAATCTTTTTTGTATGCTATCTTGCCCAATAAGATAATGTTTTTGTATGCTATCTATGTTATGTATTTCCTTAGTATTTACGTTATGAAACGCTATACTATTGCCATAATTAACTATATCAATTACATCTTCCCATAAAATGCCATTTCTTCCATAAAAACGATAATTGTCTTTGCTATATCCCAAATTTATTATTGATTCTTCGGCCATGTAGTTATCGTCTGCAGCCAATGTAGCTGTAAATGAAAATCTAACTTCTTTGCCTGTTCCATCAGTACATCCTAAGGTTTTTCCTAAATAGTAAATATCTGGTGGAAGATCATCTTGCTTTAATTGTTCATAATGATAGTAATATTGTCCCGAAAGAGGCTTTCCATTGATACTTGCCCATGTTCGTGGATAGATACTAGGCTTACAATCGTCTTGGGTAAGCATAATTAGCAAATGTTTGTTATATTTTAGAGGTGCAAAATAAACATCTAACAATTCTAAATTGATAGTTGAATTGGTTTTGATTGTAATCTCGGCTGTCACATTTTTATTTTCTTGATCAAAAGGGTATAAATATGCCGGTTCTCTTAAACTTCCTCCTTTATACAAGTCAACTTCTTTGATACATGAAGCTGCTAATAGTATCAAAAGGAATATTGCTATGGTTTTAATGTATATTTTCATGACTTTATTTTAAAATAGGTAATACGTTTAATTTTTGCATTGAGTGTTTGTGGCCAATTTTTGTTCATACAAGGCTTCTCTATTAATATATAGTAACAACAACATATTGTAAATACAATTGGAAGTAATAATGTAGCTTGTATTAAATAGTTCGAATAGTAAAAGTCAAATGGGAGTATTTTTTTAGTTAGTTTGCCTGTAAAATGAAATAATGGATAATGTAGTAAATAAATTGTGTAGCACATTCCTCCTATTATGTATAATACTTTTCTTCTACATATCCAATTTATAAAATATCCTTTGAAGACACTTAGAAATAACAAAAACAATGCTATACAAAAGTATAGTTGATTAGGATTCCATATAAAATAGAAGAGTAAATAAAAGCAGATGGATCCAACAATGTCCCATATGAAGTATTTTCTATATAACAGTTCTTTCTGTCGTAAGAATAAATATGCAATGGTAAACCCTACAAGAAAATAATGAAGATGGTTTAATATAGATAGGTGTAAATGTAATTGTTTCAATTCATTATAAAAGAAACCTTTTAATATTAATGAAAAACAAAATAATATAGTGATGCGAATATACCATGAATATTTTCCTGAACCGGAAAAAAGAAATAAAATTAACCATGGAGCCAATACGTAAAACTGAATTTCCACTTCAAGACTCCATATGACTGGATTAAAAGGAGGCCATACACCATAAATTAGAGTGTGCGTATAGGTTATTGATGCGAATAAATGGTTTATATCCGCAAGTATATTTGTTTGAGAAGTTATGGCATATGCCAAATATATGATGACACATGATAAAATAAAAGGTACTTCTAAGCGAGTTAACCTTCTATAGAAATATTGTTTTAAAGAAGGTTTTTTACTGCCTTCTAAATAATGACGGAAAAAAGGTAATGCTATGACAAATCCACTAATTGCAAAAAAAAGCTCAACACCTAAACCACATCGATTAATGAACCAACTCCATGAATTGATATCTTTGACTCCTTGGTAATAATCATATCCGATACTTCTGCCAAAAAAATTATTGAGATGCAACAGGCAGACTGTAAAGATAGCAAAGAAACGGAATCCATCTATTTCAGTGATATACCCAGCGGGGTTAATTGGACGATGTAATTTCTCGAATATTTCTTTCATGATTTTATTAAATTATCATCTTCATCCTTATATTCTTTCTTTCGCGTAAATACTCTACCTATATTTTTGAGGGCGTAAATAGCCCGTACCTTAAAACTGTTGAATAACGAGCCGTCAGCGCTGATGGTACCATATCCCGTGATTGCACGTGCCTTTCTTTTGCGTATAAAATATATATTTCCGTATTCTTTGAGTCGTAAAGCTAAAGAGCCATCCTCCCCCCGTCTAATATCTGTGCGGATACCCACTTGACGAGCGTAATCTGTACGGTATGCAAATACCAGTCCTCGTACACTTAATTCAGGACGTTTGATCGATTGTATCCATAAATGGATGTCTCTAATGAATTCATATATTTTTAATCCGACCCACGAATGTTCTTTATCGGGAATATAGCTCCATAATGAACTTACTGCTACAATTCCAGGACGTTCTAATGCATCAACCATTGTTTCAACATAATGTGGGGGATACATAGTGTCGGAGTCAATATTAATGTGATATTTTCCTTTGGCACGCTTTAATCCGCAGAGGCGAGCATGTCCACAACTATGTTGATGCTCTATTACATATGGAATGCCGGTTGCTTCATAGATTGTTGCTGTTTGGTCTTTGGAATCGTTATCTGTACCAATAATTTCTATTGGATATTTACATTTCATTTCACTCAGAGACCATAAACTCGCTAGTAGATGTTTTTCTTCATTATATCCTATAAGAGAGACTGTTACAAGCGGATTGTCAGATTGTAGTAATTTCAGTTTATTTCGAACTTCTTCAACGATCTCTTGTGGAGCTTCAGAAAAAGGCTTCTCGTATACTTGTAAATATTTTGTGTACCATTTCATAATATTTTTCTTTTAATTAGTAACTGATTCAAATAAGTTTTTCCATTGAAGTGCTATGTTTTCTATTTTGAAGCGTTCTACGTTGTGGCGTGCACGAATTCCCATTTCTTTACGTACACTCTCATTCTCCATAAGGAAACAGATTTTATCTGCTAATCCTATTATATCTCCATTTCTTACTAATATACCATCAATATTATTTTCAATGATATCACGTGGTCCACATGGACAAGCAAATGCTATAGGAGGTACTCCACATACCATTGCTTCTGTGATGACCATTCCAAATCCTTCGAAATGTGAAGATAGAACAAATATAGAACTTTCACAATATTTCTCTATGATATTCCGTACACTGTGTTCTAATATACAGGTTTTGCCAATATCTAACGTATCAATTTGTTTTTGGAGTTTTTCGCGCATACCATCACCATATATGCGCAATATCCAGTCCGGATGTTTTTGGGATACAATTTTCCATGCAGATATTAGACGATCAAATCCTTTTTGTGGCATATATCTTCCAACTGCAATCACTTGTTTTCTGCTGCAGTCAGAATGTGACTCTGGAATAAATGAAAGAGGGTTGTGAATAACGGTTACATTATTTAATTCTGTCCACTCTGTTGCATCTTCATGGCTAAGAACAATAAACCGCTCTAATGAACGTAACTTACATATAAGTTGTTTCATCCAAAAACGTTTGATTAATTTTTTTATAAAGTTGGGAAGTCCAGGAGGATTAAATTCGCGATAGTTTGATTTATTAAAATGTATCTCCCCTAATTTTATGCTTCCGTCTGTCATCTTATTGATAAAATTAATATCTCGTCTCAATAATGATATTGTAATGTTGGGTTTTATTTCATTTAGACATTCGTTCAAGCGTCTTCGAAAGACTCTCTGTTTTTTAAAGTATTCTAAGATGCGCCTATAGATAGGTGTTCCATATAGATGATCGTAATTGATTCCAAGTTGATGGATTGTAATATTGGGATGCAACTCATAGTATGGAGGTCTATTTTCTCCATCCGTTAAAATGATATGTATCTCATAGCCAAAGAACTCAGTAAAGTAATTGGCCTTTAATGTTAAAACCCGTTCCATACCACTTGGATAGTATAAAGACGGAATGCAATAAGCTATTTTGATATTATTTTTCATGATTCAAATAACTTACGTAGTTTTTGTCCGAAATGATTTATGTCATTCTTTTTGCCAAATAGCCATGCATTTTTTCCACATTCAACAATTCTTTCTGGTGATTTTTTAAAATAATTCATGGCATTTGCTAAATCATCAACATCCCCTGCTTTGTAGATCTTTCCCATGTTGTTCTCAATGATAATATCTCTGTATGCTGTATTATCAGCTGCGATAATAGGCATACCCAAGGCTAATGCATCGACAAAACTAGTCATTCCTATAGCTGCAAGTGGATGCTCATATGGGGGAGTTGGAATAACTAAAACGGAACAGCTATTGAGTAAGGGCACCATTCTAGTGTCATCGGGTTTCTCTTGAATATGGATTTGAGTATATTTGCCTTCTTTGTAATTTGTAGGAATACTTTGGTTGTCACTAACGATAATTGTATGGCTTGCTGTCTTCTCAGCAGCACTCACTAATGTCTCGTGGTCACGTCGGGTTTTACCATTACTAATGAATATGATGTTCTCATATTGTCTTTGGAAATTAAGTATAGGGGCTAGGCGTTCATAAAACTTATGATCTGGTCCCCATTGCATAAATTCTAGCATATTAGCTTTTTGGGGCAGCTCCTTACACATGGCTTGATGAGCAAATTGGCTGATGAAAATAAGATGATCATATTGCTCTAATTTCAGCCTTATGGTGAATGGAGGGTGATAAAATATGGCAATAAGTTTTGGACGAAATAATTTTATTTGTTTTAATATTCCCAAAAAGTCTACTGTAAAATCCGCTCCTCCATATACAATATCATAATTGCGCGCTTTCCAATAGAGTTTAAACCATAAAGGTAGAAGTGACACTAATTTGAATATTTTATTTTTGTGATTTTTAGGAGTAATCAGCATATAGTCGATAGCGTATTCACCAGTTTCAAGAAGCTCATTAGTTCCGAATTGATGATGACTTGCAGAGTTCCCATTATTGTATGATTCTCTGGATTTTATCATGTCGTAATTATTAACAAATAAAACGCGTTTCATGTTTTTATTAAGTATTTAATTTATTTATAAGTTTCATTGATAACTTTTTGCATTTGCATTTTCCATGATAAATTTTCTACGGAATGACGAATAACATTTATGTTCCATGATTGGCTATGATAAAAAGATATCAATTCATGTATATTAATTGGAGTTTCATTGGCTGGTACTTTAAGTACATAATTGCAGTGGTCAAAGTCTGCATCAATTTCTGAATAGACAAACGGGATACCTCGGGCTGCATATTCTCTGTTTTTTAGAGTCTTTATATGAGTAATTCCACTTCGGTGCCGTCCTAAGCTACCTATGCCCATATCTGCCTTAGAAAATAGTTGGTCGAGGTCGTTTCCATGCATGTTTCCATATAAAATAACATAAGGCTCTAAGGCATTCTGTTTGATTATTGGCAATATTTCTTGACGTTCACGTTCTCCGCTTAATTCGCCTACAATGTGAAAATATACTTTGTATTGAGGTTTTGTAAGATAATATTCTGCCAATCCTTTGATAATACGATCATATCCATGCCAATAATGTATTTCTGCCACTCCAATTAAATGTAGTTCATAAGTTGTATCATTTATTTGTTTTTTAGGTAGTATTGAATCAAAATCAATTCCATTTGAGATACGAATAGTAGGTCCTCCAAAGATGGTTTTGGCATCTGAAAATGTGATGATCCCATCAAGTAATTTTGCTAAATGATGGCGAAAACATTTATCAACCAATAGGTCAAGTTTCATCTTGAAAGTTATATATTCCTGATCATAAGGGTATGTTGGAATTTCCATTACTACTTTTACATCATGTTTCTTAAGCTGACTGACCAATTGTATTGTAAATGGATTAGCATTATGAAAAGAACGGATATATATAAAGCTGATTCCTTCAGAAATTATAAAATCTCTTATGGGCTTAAAACATATACGTTTTCTTATTTTTCCCCATGTGCTATGTCCGAAATCGACTAAAATGTTATTGTCAGCTATCCACTTCCAATGTCCATCTGATGTTTGTTCATAATAGCAGGTACATACGTCTAAACCGCACTCTTTTAGTGCTTTTATTTGGTGTTGGATTTTTTTGCTGATTCCGTTTGCTTCGTCGAATCCGTGAAATACAAGAAACAGTGCTTTCATTCTTTGTTTTTGTTTATGATGCTTTTGGTCTTACCGATGATGTCGTATTCACCGGTTAACTGTATGTAGCACCCAAATATAATGAAAAATATAATACTCTTTACAATTAAGGTCAGAAAAATGTTTCCTCCTTCTGTTAGTAGACTGAGTGGATAGAGTACGGCAGTCAGCAAGATGCTGATAACAAGCGGCGATATCAGTTGAGCTACAAAATTGCGCAGGCTGCGATGTAGTGTTACTTGATACATTATCCAATAACATTGTATGAAATTAACAGTAAATGTAAGTGTGATACATGATGCTACGGCTTCAAGTGTGCCAATCCAGAAAATACCCAGTAAGATACCAGTTACATTGAGCGCAGATGAAAACAAACCACACACAAATAGGCTTTTTGTATCGCCAGCTGCTTGAAAAATCGAACCAGAGGAAGACAGAATAATCTGAATGCCTACCGATAATGTGAGTATTTGAAATATAGGGATTGATGGTATCCACTGGTCGCCAAAAATAATCAATGTTACTTCGCTGGCTGTAAAGTAGAGTAATACACTTAATGGCAGTCCAATGAAAGCCAAGAAACGTACAATGCGTTCGTAGCCTGAAGCCAAGCGTTCAAGATCATTTTGATAGTCGCTGAAGATGGGATGCATTACGGGAGTGATTACTTGTGTGATGTTCTGTAAGGGTAGCATCATCAGGCGATACGATTTTTCATAGTAACCTAAAGGAGACATCCCCATGTATTTACCGATTAATAGTTTATCCAGGTTACGGCTAAAGTAGTTAATAATGTTAAACAGGAA containing:
- a CDS encoding glycosyltransferase, which codes for MKRVLFVNNYDMIKSRESYNNGNSASHHQFGTNELLETGEYAIDYMLITPKNHKNKIFKLVSLLPLWFKLYWKARNYDIVYGGADFTVDFLGILKQIKLFRPKLIAIFYHPPFTIRLKLEQYDHLIFISQFAHQAMCKELPQKANMLEFMQWGPDHKFYERLAPILNFQRQYENIIFISNGKTRRDHETLVSAAEKTASHTIIVSDNQSIPTNYKEGKYTQIHIQEKPDDTRMVPLLNSCSVLVIPTPPYEHPLAAIGMTSFVDALALGMPIIAADNTAYRDIIIENNMGKIYKAGDVDDLANAMNYFKKSPERIVECGKNAWLFGKKNDINHFGQKLRKLFES
- a CDS encoding glycosyltransferase family protein; amino-acid sequence: MKALFLVFHGFDEANGISKKIQHQIKALKECGLDVCTCYYEQTSDGHWKWIADNNILVDFGHSTWGKIRKRICFKPIRDFIISEGISFIYIRSFHNANPFTIQLVSQLKKHDVKVVMEIPTYPYDQEYITFKMKLDLLVDKCFRHHLAKLLDGIITFSDAKTIFGGPTIRISNGIDFDSILPKKQINDTTYELHLIGVAEIHYWHGYDRIIKGLAEYYLTKPQYKVYFHIVGELSGERERQEILPIIKQNALEPYVILYGNMHGNDLDQLFSKADMGIGSLGRHRSGITHIKTLKNREYAARGIPFVYSEIDADFDHCNYVLKVPANETPINIHELISFYHSQSWNINVIRHSVENLSWKMQMQKVINETYK
- a CDS encoding lipopolysaccharide biosynthesis protein, whose protein sequence is MTSLKHQLFSGVFYTALAKYSGILVSLVVAGVLARLISPDDFGVMAVATVIIAFFNLFTDVGLSPAIIQHKSLTKENLSGLFSFTVWTGIGLAFLFTVASWPIAAYYNREILRILCQLLAINLFFASATIVPNALFYRNKEFKFIALRSFVIQIATGIAAVIAALCGAGLYALIIGPILSGILIFVVSIHHYPQRLKFTLGLDVLRQIFSYSAYQFLFNIINYFSRNLDKLLIGKYMGMSPLGYYEKSYRLMMLPLQNITQVITPVMHPIFSDYQNDLERLASGYERIVRFLAFIGLPLSVLLYFTASEVTLIIFGDQWIPSIPIFQILTLSVGIQIILSSSGSIFQAAGDTKSLFVCGLFSSALNVTGILLGIFWIGTLEAVASCITLTFTVNFIQCYWIMYQVTLHRSLRNFVAQLISPLVISILLTAVLYPLSLLTEGGNIFLTLIVKSIIFFIIFGCYIQLTGEYDIIGKTKSIINKNKE